One window of Halorussus sp. MSC15.2 genomic DNA carries:
- the rpl4p gene encoding 50S ribosomal protein L4 — protein sequence MQATIRNLDGEEAGSVDLPDVFSKTVRPDLIKRAVLAAQANRKQDYGADDYAGMRTSAESPGSGRGMAHVPRTNGQGARVPQTVGGRKAHPPKEEKDRTLDINTKERKKAIRSAVAATADADLVAERGHQFDEDLDLPLVVSDEFEDLLKTQEVVSFLEAVGVDADIERAEENKTVRAGKGTTRGRKYKTPKSVLFVTSDEPSKAARNLAGADVATAQEVNAEDLAPGTHPGRLTVWTESAVEEVADR from the coding sequence ATGCAGGCTACAATCCGCAACCTCGACGGCGAGGAAGCCGGCTCCGTGGACCTGCCGGACGTCTTCTCGAAGACTGTCCGGCCGGACCTCATCAAGCGAGCCGTCCTCGCCGCGCAGGCAAACCGCAAGCAGGACTACGGTGCCGACGACTACGCCGGGATGCGAACCTCGGCGGAGTCGCCGGGCAGTGGTCGCGGGATGGCTCACGTCCCCCGGACGAACGGACAGGGCGCGCGAGTGCCCCAGACCGTCGGGGGTCGCAAGGCCCACCCGCCGAAAGAAGAGAAAGACCGCACGCTCGACATCAACACGAAGGAGCGAAAGAAGGCCATCCGCAGCGCCGTCGCGGCGACGGCCGACGCCGACCTCGTGGCCGAGCGCGGCCACCAGTTCGACGAGGACCTCGACCTTCCGCTCGTCGTGAGCGACGAGTTCGAGGACCTGTTGAAGACGCAGGAAGTCGTCTCGTTCCTCGAAGCCGTCGGCGTGGACGCCGACATCGAGCGTGCCGAGGAGAACAAGACGGTTCGTGCCGGGAAGGGTACGACGCGTGGTCGCAAGTACAAGACCCCCAAGTCGGTCCTGTTCGTGACCAGCGACGAACCCTCGAAGGCCGCCCGCAACCTCGCGGGCGCAGACGTGGCGACCGCGCAGGAGGTCAACGCAGAGGACCTCGCGCCCGGTACGCATCCCGGCCGACTCACCGTCTGGACCGAGAGCGCAGTCGAGGAGGTGGCGGACCGATGA
- a CDS encoding 50S ribosomal protein L23 encodes MSVIEYPWVTEKAMNEMDFENKLQFIVDLDADKPEIRDEIEAQYDVTIQKVNTMVTMNGDKKATVTLSEDDDAQEVASRIGVF; translated from the coding sequence ATGAGCGTCATCGAGTACCCGTGGGTCACCGAGAAGGCGATGAACGAGATGGACTTTGAGAACAAACTCCAGTTCATCGTGGACCTCGACGCCGACAAGCCGGAAATCCGCGACGAGATTGAAGCGCAGTACGACGTCACCATCCAGAAGGTGAACACGATGGTCACCATGAACGGTGACAAGAAGGCCACGGTGACACTCTCGGAGGACGACGATGCGCAGGAAGTCGCCTCCAGAATCGGGGTGTTCTGA